A genomic region of Stigmatopora nigra isolate UIUO_SnigA chromosome 16, RoL_Snig_1.1, whole genome shotgun sequence contains the following coding sequences:
- the LOC144209655 gene encoding uncharacterized protein LOC144209655 — protein sequence MDDLDSPVNRDYATTSMVDFAKRTQHLRNSPSLLEGAYTKQSGLKRALFFSESSNRELVAQNTALRAQMDNERQSHHRERQRLQEALEEAQSQAGSTTTEQDLRDVLASAQRETAQVRQFWMEEHRLLKRTREDESENMVAALNAEWQRWWGVREREAAAQLRAQWENAQWHAEEMAAYFNAKLESVERHAAETAVYYRAELERQRWDVNRSLAEKDDVIAELRKDNSMLGNDHRALSSQVLRLEAEAAQMQRSIFRLKEELKIQREVKKTPDEERRREVQVLKDSAGNSQKKQTEVSQLRDAVAASRRETASVRRYWMSEYEQLKKSGEEATKKIVEAINGEWQQFKAEWEQVQKRNRRTSREKDRLLASFISDIDELTSRLGKAEADDSTADLEGRAEEGVATSSPDANSAESAGEDDSGYIGTF from the exons ATGGACGACTTGGACAGTCCAGTCAACAGGGATTATGCCACCACGTCAATGGTAGACTTCGCAAAGAGG ACGCAGCATTTGCGGAATTCGCCATCGCTCCTTGAGGGAGCTTACACAAAACAAAGTGGCCTAAAACGGGCACTCTTCTTCAGCGAGAGCTCCAACCGCGAGTTAGTGGCTCAGAACACGGCCCTGCGAGCACAGATGGACAATGAACGCCAGAGCCACCACAGGGAGCGCCAAAGGCTCCAGGAGGCCCTGGAGGAGGCGCAAAGCCAGGCCGGCTCCACCACCACGGAGCAGGATCTCCGGGACGTCCTGGCCTCCGCTCAGCGGGAGACTGCTCAGGTTCGCCAATTCTGGATGGAAGAGCACCGCCTCCTCAAGAGAACCCGCGAGGACGAGTCGGAGAACATGGTGGCGGCGCTCAACGCCGAGTGGCAGCGGTGGTGGGGCGTCCGCGAACGGGAGGCGGCGGCCCAGCTGCGAGCGCAATGGGAGAATGCCCAGTGGCATGCCGAGGAGATGGCGGCGTACTTTAACGCCAAGCTGGAGAGCGTCGAGAGGCACGCCGCCGAAACCGCCGTCTACTACAGGGCCGAGCTGGAGCGCCAACGCTGGGACGTCAATCGAAGCCTCGCCGAGAAGGACGACGTCATCGCCGAGTTGAGAAAAGACAACTCCATGCTCGGGAATGACCACCGCGCTCTGTCGTCGCAGGTTCTACGGCTGGAGGCGGAAGCCGCCCAGATGCAGAGATCCATCTTCCGGCTGAAGGAGGAGCTTAAGATTCAACGCGAGGTCAAGAAGACGCCGGATGAGGAACGACGGCGAGAAGTTCAGGTGCTCAAAGACTCCGCGGGGAATTCCCAGAAGAAGCAGACGGAGGTGAGCCAGCTACGGGACGCCGTAGCCGCATCCCGCCGGGAAACGGCTAGCGTGCGCCGCTACTGGATGTCCGAGTACGAGCAGCTGAAAAAAAGCGGCGAGGAGGCCACCAAGAAGATCGTGGAGGCCATCAACGGCGAATGGCAGCAGTTTAAAGCAGAGTGGGAGCAAGTACAGAAGCGGAACCGAAGGACCTCGCGGGAGAAGGACCGCCTACTCGCTAGCTTCATTAGCGACATCGACGAGTTGACGTCACGGCTCGGAAAAGCCGAAGCGGACGATTCCACGGCAGACCTGGAAGGCCGAGCAGAGGAAGGCGTGGCCACGTCAAGCCCCGACGCAAATTCTGCCGAGTCAGCGGGCGAAGACGATAGCGGATACATTGGAACTTTTTAA
- the cpa6 gene encoding carboxypeptidase A6, with the protein MTVELFRLILLPCVIICSGVLCTHSLYKNRYNGDQVFRISPRNDQEVCTLRETLQTMKVDLWQPNSVSLISRNATVDVHIKRRDTRRLHATLKRERIRYSVFISNLQQEIEKQSRRGSSRKRRSDAQYDYEVYHSLEEIQRWMFEMNATHSDLLDMFSIGKSYQGRPLYVLRLGKRTRQHKKAVWIDCGVHAREWIGPAFCQWFVKEALNSYLYDSGTRRLLNQLDFYIMPVFNVDGYHFSWTTDRFWRKTRSKNPKFHCRGVDANRNWKVKWCEEGASSHPCDDTYCGPYPESEPEVKWVAKFLRKHKKRVKAYISVHAYAQMLLYPYSYKYAAIPNFSCVESAARNAVTALYSAYGIKYRYGPASTTLYVSSGSSIDWAYRNGIPYAFAFELRDTGYFGFLLPETLINPTCTETTRAVKAIATGLLKKCQTDVDAFSYM; encoded by the exons ATGACAGTGGAGCTATTCCGTCTTATTTTGCTTCCCTGCGTGATCATCTGCAGCGGGGTGCTATGTACGCACTCGCTCTACAAGAATCGCTATAATGG GGATCAAGTCTTCAGGATAAGCCCGAGAAATGACCAGGAGGTGTGCACGCTAAGGGAAACCCTGCAAACTATGAAG GTGGATCTATGGCAGCCCAACAGCGTTTCGCTGATTAGCCGCAATGCTACGGTGGATGTGCACATTAAGCGCAGAGACACGCGACGACTACACGCTACCTTAAAGCGGGAACGCATACGATATAG CGTTTTTATCTCTAATCTGCAGCAGGAAATTGAAAAGCAGTCGAGACGTGGCTCGTCTCGTAAGCGGAGGTCGGATGCTCAATACGACTACGAGGTCTACCACTCCCTGGAGGAG ATCCAAAGGTGGATGTTTGAGATGAACGCAACTCATTCTGACCTACTTGACATGTTCTCCATTGGGAAGTCGTACCAAGGACGACCCCTTTACGTCCTTCGG CTAGGAAAGAGAACTCGGCAACATAAAAAAGCCGTTTGGATCGACTGTGGAGTTCATGCCAGGGAGTGGATAGGCCCTGCTTTCTGTCAATGGTTCGTCAAAGAG GCCTTAAATTCATACCTGTACGACTCGGGGACACGGCGACTGCTCAACCAGCTGGATTTTTACATCATGCCTGTCTTCAACGTGGATGGATATCACTTCAGTTGGACGACG GATCGCTTCTGGCGAAAGACACGATCCAAAAACCCAAAGTTCCATTGTCGAGGAGTGGACGCCAACAGGAACTGGAAAGTCAAATGGTGTG AAGAAGGGGCTTCTTCCCACCCCTGTGATGACACCTACTGCGGACCCTACCCCGAGTCGGAACCCGAAGTAAAATGGGTAGCCAAGTTCCTACGGAAACACAAGAAGCGAGTCAAGGCCTACATTTCTGTCCACGCCTATGCCCAAATGCTACTGTACCCGTATTCGTACAAGTACGCGGCTATCCCCAACTTTAGTTGCGTg GAGTCGGCAGCTCGCAATGCGGTCACGGCGCTGTACTCCGCTTACGGAATCAAGTACAGATACGGACCTGCTTCTACGACTTTAT ACGTCAGCTCGGGGAGTTCCATCGACTGGGCCTACAGAAACGGGATCCCGTACGCGTTTGCTTTTGAGCTTCGCGACACGGGCTACTTTGGCTTCTTG